In Archangium violaceum, the following are encoded in one genomic region:
- the ccoG gene encoding cytochrome c oxidase accessory protein CcoG produces MQPRASGPDTGHLSSIRPDGSRVAIHPSDVRGRFVTRRRIVYAVLIAFYAVLPFLRVGGHPAVHLDVAARRFYLFGSTFNAQDFWLVLFLLTTAGFSLLFATAWLGRVWCGWACPQTVFLEGVYRRLERWIDGPRERRLKMAAGPWTPERVLRAVAKHGAFLGVSWLLAHVALALFISVKDLETMVREGPGGHGVPFTWAMAVTGALYFNFAWFREQLCVVVCPYGRLQSAMQDRDSLIIGYDATRGEPRGRLMKARLVVPEAPRQGDCVDCRKCVTACPTGIDIRNGLQMDCIACTQCVDACDEVMEKLRRPKGLIRYDSLNGLAGQPRKVLRARLFMYGGLLAISAIALTVSLVGRTPFEANLLRFPGMPYLLEGTTVRNQLELHLVNKNPTESTFTVRVDSPVPASVVLPLPQVKLGSLEGQRVPLFVTVERSQRLPFTFHIEVSDQASGQVKRLEARFLGPPSPVR; encoded by the coding sequence ATGCAGCCTCGAGCTTCAGGGCCGGACACCGGGCACCTCTCCTCCATCCGGCCGGATGGCTCGCGCGTGGCCATCCATCCCTCGGATGTGCGTGGCCGCTTCGTCACCCGGCGGCGCATCGTCTACGCGGTGCTGATCGCCTTCTATGCCGTGCTGCCCTTCCTCCGGGTGGGGGGCCACCCCGCCGTCCACCTGGACGTGGCCGCGCGCCGCTTCTACCTCTTCGGGAGCACCTTCAACGCGCAGGACTTCTGGCTCGTCCTCTTCCTGCTCACCACCGCGGGCTTCTCCCTGCTCTTCGCCACCGCGTGGCTGGGGCGTGTGTGGTGCGGCTGGGCCTGCCCCCAGACGGTGTTCCTCGAGGGCGTGTACCGGCGGCTCGAACGGTGGATCGACGGCCCCCGCGAGCGCCGGCTGAAGATGGCCGCCGGGCCGTGGACACCGGAGCGGGTGCTGCGCGCGGTGGCGAAGCATGGCGCCTTCCTGGGCGTGTCGTGGCTGCTGGCGCACGTGGCGCTGGCGCTCTTCATCTCCGTCAAGGACCTGGAGACCATGGTGAGGGAGGGCCCCGGTGGGCACGGCGTGCCCTTCACCTGGGCCATGGCCGTCACGGGCGCGCTGTACTTCAACTTCGCCTGGTTCCGCGAGCAGCTGTGCGTGGTGGTCTGCCCCTACGGGCGCCTGCAGTCAGCCATGCAGGACAGGGACTCGCTCATCATCGGCTACGACGCCACCCGCGGCGAGCCCCGGGGCCGGCTGATGAAGGCGAGGCTGGTGGTTCCCGAGGCCCCTCGGCAGGGCGACTGCGTGGACTGCCGCAAGTGCGTCACCGCCTGTCCCACCGGCATCGACATCCGCAACGGGTTGCAGATGGACTGCATCGCCTGCACGCAGTGCGTGGATGCCTGTGACGAGGTGATGGAGAAGCTGCGGCGTCCCAAGGGCCTCATCCGCTACGACTCGCTCAATGGCCTGGCGGGCCAGCCCCGAAAGGTCCTCCGAGCGCGCCTGTTCATGTATGGCGGGCTCCTGGCGATCTCCGCCATCGCGCTCACGGTGAGCCTGGTGGGCCGTACGCCCTTCGAGGCCAACCTGCTGCGCTTCCCCGGCATGCCCTACCTCCTGGAGGGCACCACGGTGCGCAACCAGCTCGAGCTGCACCTGGTGAACAAGAATCCCACCGAGTCCACCTTCACGGTGCGGGTGGACAGCCCGGTCCCCGCCTCGGTGGTGCTGCCTCTGCCCCAGGTGAAGCTCGGCTCGCTGGAGGGCCAGCGCGTGCCGCTCTTCGTCACCGTGGAGCGGAGCCAGCGTCTCCCCTTCACCTTCCACATCGAGGTCTCCGACCAGGCGTCCGGGCAGGTGAAGCGCCTGGAGGCCCGCTTCCTCGGGCCTCCCTCTCCAGTGCGGTAG
- a CDS encoding cbb3-type cytochrome c oxidase N-terminal domain-containing protein, with protein sequence MSASDKSGVLHVYDGIEEMDNHLPRWWLFILWATLIFGFGYWYYYHVTGMGPGSLEVYKAEAAEAARLAASNKPVSDDTLLALMQDSQSVELGKAQFQQQCASCHGQKGEGLIGPNLTDNFWLHGGKPMAIHKTVSEGVVAKGMPAWERTLGAERVRSIVAYVLTLKNTNVAGKAPQGEPEQ encoded by the coding sequence ATGAGCGCGAGTGACAAGTCGGGCGTTCTCCACGTCTACGACGGCATCGAGGAGATGGACAACCACCTGCCCCGGTGGTGGCTGTTCATCCTCTGGGCCACCCTCATCTTCGGCTTCGGCTACTGGTACTACTACCACGTGACGGGCATGGGCCCGGGCTCGCTGGAGGTGTACAAGGCCGAGGCCGCCGAGGCCGCGCGCCTCGCGGCTTCCAACAAGCCCGTGTCCGACGACACGCTGCTCGCGCTGATGCAGGACTCCCAGTCGGTGGAGCTGGGCAAGGCGCAGTTCCAGCAGCAGTGCGCCTCCTGCCACGGCCAGAAGGGCGAGGGACTCATCGGTCCCAACCTCACGGACAACTTCTGGCTGCATGGCGGCAAGCCGATGGCCATCCACAAGACGGTGTCCGAGGGCGTGGTGGCCAAGGGCATGCCCGCCTGGGAACGCACGCTGGGCGCCGAGCGCGTGCGCTCCATCGTCGCGTACGTGCTGACGCTCAAGAACACGAACGTGGCTGGCAAGGCGCCCCAGGGCGAGCCAGAGCAGTAA
- a CDS encoding CcoQ/FixQ family Cbb3-type cytochrome c oxidase assembly chaperone, with protein MWKQFYEGMDLVHLPLFTLLLFFAVFLGVAAWVFLGRRGQDYDALARLPLAEPGAVTSDPRGARTHHERE; from the coding sequence ATGTGGAAACAATTCTACGAGGGGATGGACCTCGTCCATCTCCCGCTCTTCACCCTGCTTCTCTTCTTCGCTGTGTTCCTTGGCGTGGCCGCCTGGGTGTTCCTCGGGCGGCGGGGCCAGGACTACGACGCGCTGGCCCGGCTGCCGCTGGCCGAGCCGGGCGCGGTGACTTCCGACCCCCGCGGCGCGAGGACCCACCATGAGCGCGAGTGA
- the ccoN gene encoding cytochrome-c oxidase, cbb3-type subunit I, producing MQQQRIVYDDTTTRRFIAASLLFGVVGMLVGCIVAAQLAWWQLNFGVPYLTFSRLRPLHTNAVIFAFVGNMMFAGVYYSTQRLLKTRMASDLLSKIHFWGWQAIIVAAAVTLPLGISTSKEYAELEWPIDIAITLVWVVFAINFFWTLAKRNEKNLYVAIWFYIATIITVAVLHIVNSLALPLSPLKSYSVFAGVQDALVQWWYGHNAVAFFLTTPILGIMYYFLPKAAERPVYSYRLSIIHFWALVFMYIWAGPHHLLYTALPDWAQSLGMVFSVALWAPSWGGMLNGLLTVRGAWHKLREDPVIKFLIAGLTFYGMATFEGPLLSIKSVSALGHYTDWIIGHVHGGALGWNGLMAAGMFYWLVPRLYGTKLHSVKAADLHFWTSTVGILLYMVAMWASGINQGLMWRATNPDGTLLYPSFVETLIAIRPMYIVRFLGGSLYLAGFILMVWNLWKTARSGQAVDGETTVVLEELAPVPVVPGKPAWVAVVTGWPLLFALAIIGLSIFLGWSGPVRAIAIMGAMVALGEFAWIVARRNRETGGPSWFALIEGRPLAFTVFTLLAILIGGVAELLPTILIKQAVPAHGEAQQPYSPLELQGRDLYVREGCYVCHSQMIRPFLAESQRYGDVSRAEEFIYDHPFQWGSKRTGPDLHREGGKYPNLWHYTHLMDPRATSPGSNMPPYQWLAENKLEVKLAPKKLALMQKLGVPYTNADVDAAEARQKAQAEAITADLASQGVQVAWDSEMVALISYLQRLGRGPQDIAPVPGGLETASAGGTP from the coding sequence GTGCAACAGCAACGCATCGTCTATGACGACACCACCACCCGGCGATTCATCGCCGCCTCGCTGCTCTTCGGCGTGGTGGGCATGCTGGTGGGCTGCATCGTCGCCGCCCAGCTCGCCTGGTGGCAGCTCAACTTCGGCGTCCCGTACCTGACCTTCTCCCGCCTGCGCCCGCTGCACACCAACGCGGTCATCTTCGCGTTCGTGGGCAACATGATGTTCGCCGGCGTCTACTATTCCACCCAGCGTCTGTTGAAGACGCGGATGGCGTCGGATCTCCTCTCGAAAATCCATTTCTGGGGATGGCAGGCCATCATCGTCGCGGCGGCCGTCACGCTGCCGCTCGGCATCTCCACCTCGAAGGAATACGCCGAGCTCGAGTGGCCCATCGACATCGCCATCACGCTGGTCTGGGTGGTGTTCGCCATCAACTTCTTCTGGACGCTGGCGAAGCGCAACGAGAAGAACCTCTACGTCGCCATCTGGTTCTACATCGCCACCATCATCACCGTGGCGGTGCTGCACATCGTCAACAGCCTGGCGTTGCCGCTCAGCCCTCTGAAGAGCTACTCCGTCTTCGCCGGCGTGCAGGACGCCCTGGTGCAGTGGTGGTACGGCCACAACGCGGTCGCCTTCTTCCTGACCACGCCCATCCTGGGCATCATGTATTACTTCCTGCCCAAGGCGGCCGAGCGCCCGGTCTACTCGTACCGGCTGTCCATCATCCACTTCTGGGCCCTGGTGTTCATGTACATCTGGGCAGGCCCGCACCACCTGCTCTACACCGCGCTGCCGGACTGGGCGCAGTCGCTGGGCATGGTGTTCAGCGTGGCGCTGTGGGCCCCCTCCTGGGGCGGCATGCTCAACGGGCTGCTCACCGTGCGCGGCGCCTGGCACAAGCTGCGTGAGGATCCCGTCATCAAGTTCCTCATCGCGGGCCTCACCTTCTATGGCATGGCCACTTTCGAGGGGCCGCTGCTCTCCATCAAGTCGGTGAGCGCGCTGGGCCACTACACGGATTGGATCATCGGCCACGTGCACGGTGGCGCCCTGGGCTGGAACGGCCTCATGGCGGCCGGCATGTTCTACTGGCTGGTGCCCCGGCTGTACGGCACGAAGCTGCACTCGGTGAAGGCGGCCGATCTGCACTTCTGGACGAGCACGGTGGGCATCCTGCTCTACATGGTCGCGATGTGGGCCTCGGGCATCAACCAGGGCCTCATGTGGCGCGCCACCAACCCGGACGGCACGCTGCTCTACCCGAGCTTCGTGGAGACGCTCATCGCCATCCGGCCCATGTACATCGTCCGCTTCCTGGGCGGCTCGCTCTACCTGGCTGGCTTCATCCTGATGGTGTGGAACCTCTGGAAGACGGCCCGCTCCGGCCAAGCGGTGGATGGCGAGACCACCGTGGTGTTGGAGGAGCTGGCCCCCGTGCCCGTGGTGCCCGGCAAGCCGGCCTGGGTGGCCGTGGTCACCGGTTGGCCGCTCCTGTTCGCGCTGGCCATCATCGGCCTCAGCATCTTCCTGGGCTGGTCGGGTCCCGTGCGTGCCATCGCCATCATGGGCGCCATGGTGGCCCTGGGCGAGTTCGCGTGGATCGTCGCCCGGCGCAACCGTGAGACGGGCGGGCCCTCCTGGTTCGCCCTCATCGAGGGCCGTCCGCTGGCCTTCACCGTGTTCACGCTGCTCGCCATCCTCATCGGCGGCGTGGCGGAGCTGCTGCCCACCATCCTCATCAAGCAGGCGGTGCCGGCGCACGGCGAGGCCCAGCAGCCGTACTCCCCGCTGGAACTCCAGGGACGAGATCTGTACGTCCGCGAGGGCTGCTACGTCTGCCATTCGCAGATGATCCGCCCGTTCCTCGCCGAGTCGCAGCGCTACGGCGACGTGTCGCGCGCCGAGGAGTTCATCTACGACCACCCGTTCCAGTGGGGCAGCAAGCGCACGGGTCCTGACCTGCACCGCGAGGGTGGCAAGTATCCCAATCTCTGGCACTACACGCACCTGATGGATCCGCGCGCCACCAGCCCCGGCTCCAACATGCCTCCGTATCAGTGGCTCGCGGAGAACAAGCTGGAGGTGAAGCTGGCACCCAAGAAGCTGGCGCTGATGCAGAAGCTCGGCGTGCCCTATACCAACGCGGACGTCGACGCGGCCGAGGCCCGCCAGAAGGCCCAGGCCGAGGCCATCACCGCAGACCTGGCCAGCCAGGGCGTCCAGGTGGCGTGGGATTCGGAGATGGTGGCCCTCATCTCCTACCTGCAGCGGCTCGGGCGCGGGCCCCAGGACATCGCGCCCGTTCCGGGCGGCCTCGAGACGGCCTCGGCCGGAGGGACTCCCTGA
- a CDS encoding cytochrome oxidase produces MNVIVLQVFVSLMLVAGSVLLYAFSVRHRDSEHADRLSLIPLEDDTARPPPAVSSEANPRQ; encoded by the coding sequence ATGAACGTCATCGTCCTCCAGGTCTTCGTCAGCCTCATGCTCGTGGCGGGCTCGGTGCTGCTCTACGCCTTCAGCGTGCGGCACCGCGACTCCGAGCACGCCGACCGCCTGTCCCTCATTCCGCTCGAGGACGACACCGCCCGCCCCCCGCCGGCCGTGTCCTCCGAAGCCAACCCGCGGCAGTGA